GCCTCGCTTTGTCCTTCGATAGAACGATCCCTTGGCCCGATCGGCACGGTGCAGTACGCCGCGACCAACGTGCACGGACATGTTCCGCCAAAATTCATCGGCGTTGCGAAAAAGAGTGAAGGCCTTGAAGCGGTCGAACAGCGAATCGCTCCCGCCGGCTTGCTTGTACTGTTCGCGCCAGGTTTCCAACTCGGCGTTGTATAGCTCTGCGCATGCTCCAAGGACCTGATTGAGTCGATCGCAGCCCCGGCGTGAGACGTAGCCGCGTTGGTAGATGGTCCGCATGGCCTTAGGCATTGTCGTTGTATCGGAGTTGCATCGGTGCCGTTATAAAGGCGTAAAGTATATCCCCTGTGACAGGTGGTTGGTAGACGAACTTCAAAAAGGGGTCAATTCACATGGCCGGTTCCGTTGCAGACCATCGGCGTCAGCATTTCACTCGCGATTTGGATACCGGGCGTCGATCGGAGAAGATTGGGGCGGGCAGACCATGGGGTGTCATCAACCGTGGTATGTAACCCCCAATATGAACATAGCCAGCTTGCCGCCAAATCGGCAAAATCTCGGGGTGCTTTTGCCAAATGAATGACGCCTCCAGCCTCAAAGGCGTTGACTTCATCGATATTGCCGACCTCTCGCGTCGGCAATTGGAATCGCTCCTGGCCGGGGCCGATCTGCTCAAGCGCGCGCTCGCCAGCCAGATTCCCCACCGCCTGCTGGAATCTCGTTCGTTGGCCCTGATATTCGAAAAGCCATCGCTCCGGACGCGCACCACGTTCCAGGTCGGGATGACCCATCTCGGCGGAGTATGCATCGACCTGGGCCAGGAGCACATGCAGATGGGGGTACGCGAGTCGATCGCCGATATTGGGCACAACCTGGAACGCTGGATCGACGCGGTCATGGCCCGGGTATTCGAGCACGATACGCTTCCGCAACTGGCCGATTCCTGCCAGGCGCCGATCATCAACGGCCTCTCCGACCGATCCCACCCCTGCCAGGCGCTGGCCGATTTGCAGACGATACGCGAGTGTTTCGGCAGCCTGGACGGCCTGCCGGTCGCCTACGTCGGTGACGGGTTCAACGTCGCCAATTCGCTGGTCGAAACCGCGCCGCTGACCGGGATCGACCTGCGCCTGGCCTGCCCGGACGGCTACGAGCCGTTGGACGAGATTGTCGACGCGGCCCGCGGAGGCGGCGGCAGCGTGCGGATAACCCCATCGCCCCGTGAGGCGGTCGCCGGTGCGAAAGTCGTATATACCGATGCCTGGATTTCGATGGGGCTAGAAGCAGAGACAGATGCGCGTCGCCGGGTATTCGCGCCCTATCAGGTTGACCCGGATTTGATGGCCGTGGCCGACGGCGACGCCATATTCATGCACTGCCTGCCCGCACACCGCGGCGAGGAGGTTACCGACTCGGTCCTGGACGGACCCCAGTCGGTCGTGTTCCAGCAGGCTGAGAACCGCTTGCATGCCCAAAAGTCGCTGCTGGTCCATCTGGTCCGGGGCGAATCGGCCCTGGCCGGGCTGGACGTATTTACCCGATGAACGAGGCGCGGCCGGTCCATGATTGACCAGATAAC
The Chloroflexota bacterium genome window above contains:
- the argF gene encoding ornithine carbamoyltransferase, which encodes MNDASSLKGVDFIDIADLSRRQLESLLAGADLLKRALASQIPHRLLESRSLALIFEKPSLRTRTTFQVGMTHLGGVCIDLGQEHMQMGVRESIADIGHNLERWIDAVMARVFEHDTLPQLADSCQAPIINGLSDRSHPCQALADLQTIRECFGSLDGLPVAYVGDGFNVANSLVETAPLTGIDLRLACPDGYEPLDEIVDAARGGGGSVRITPSPREAVAGAKVVYTDAWISMGLEAETDARRRVFAPYQVDPDLMAVADGDAIFMHCLPAHRGEEVTDSVLDGPQSVVFQQAENRLHAQKSLLVHLVRGESALAGLDVFTR